The segment AGGGCTCGATTCCTTGGGAATTAGGTAAACTCCTATCCCTTGATGAGCTACGACTGTTCGGCAACAGTCTCAGTGGTTTCATTCCAGCAGAGATGAACAATCTTACAAGTTTGAAAGCTTTTGAAGTCTCTGAAAACTTCTTGATTGGCCATTTACCACAACAGAAGTCTCTGAAAACTTCTTGATTGGCCATTTACCACAACAGGTGTGCCTTGGCGGAGTACTGGAAAGTTTTACTGCCCATGACAATTATTTCCTATCTTATTCACAGTGCTTATTGTATTTGTTGTCTTTgggattctttcttcttcaaaacgAAGAGAAAGGAATACGGAGAACACACCAAGGGTAGTAGCAAGTGATTCTCTGTTTGAAATTTGCAACTATGATGAGAAAATGTATGAAAACATAGTTGAAGCAACTGAAGAATTTGACTCCAAATACTGCATTGGAGTTGGGGGATATGGAACTGTTTACAAGGCAGAATTGTCTGATGGTCAAATTGTTGCTGTGAAAAACTTCACCCACTTCCAGAAGGTGGGGTGGAGATCAGAAAGCTTTCAACAATGAGATTCGGGCCTTGACTGAACTAAGCCATCGCAATATTCTGAAACTTTATGGCTTCTGTTCCCATCCCCAACACTTGATTTTTGTATACGAGTTCTTGGAAGGGGGAAGCCTGGAGAAGATACTGAGGATTGATGAACAAACAATGGAGTTTGATTGGATTAAGAGGGTAAATGTTGTTAAAGGCATGGCTAATGCTGTGGCCTATATGCACCATGACTGCTTCCCTCCTATGGTCCATCGTGACATTTCAAGCAAGAACATTCTGCTAGATTCAGACTATGAGGCTCATGTTGCAGACTTTGGCGCTGCCCGGCTTCTTAGGCCTGATTCATCCAATTGGACCTCATTTAAAGGCACTTTTGGTTACACGGCTCCAGGTATGCTTTGTTTTCATTTCTTAAGCTACAATTATTCTGAACTTAGATAAAGTCAATTGTTAAACAGAAGCTGGAGTCATAACCATGCACTTGAGCTCGCTTTTTGTTTTGTAGAGCTTGCTTACACCATGCAAGTGAATGAAAAATGCGATGTCTTTAGTTTTGGAGTGGTGACACTGGAAACGCTTATGGGAAGGCATCCTGGGGATATGGTATCTTTCCTGTCATCAGCAGTTTCTTCACTCATACCATCATGTTCATCATCAGCAACCTTCAATCATTTACTACTGAAGGATATGTTAGACCAGCGTCTTCCATCTCCTAGGGAACAAATAGCAGCGGAAGTGGTCTCCGTTGTAAAACTTGCATCTCTATGCCTACATGCCACCCCACAATCTCGACCAAGTATGCAACAAGTTTCTCAGGAGCTGTCAACTCAGAATCCACCCTTGGTGAAGCAGTTTCACACAATAACAATAAGCCAACTGTTTGATTCCAGCTGTTATACATCCTGAAGCCTGGCATGaaatactcctttttttttttttttgttctgttCTGATTCTGCATTTTCTTGCTTTCCCATGTTTTTATCACTTAATGTTCCAATTAGTTTGTATTATCCAAGTCTCAATTGGATTTGTCTGAATCCTACAAGACATCGACCAAAAAATAAATGGTTAGCATACTGACAGTTTTCTGCCATTTGCTTCACTTTTATGTtagatatatatttttaatctCTTGATTGATTATATATTTATCTGTGCTTTCACTTTGACGGTTTTTTTTTCGGTCTGTAAACAATTCTTGCCTCTTGCTCACTTGTATTCTTGCCCAAAGTCTTATGGTATTATAGTAATAAGcattttcaaagttaaaaatattttcatggttttggattaactttaattaaaataattaattataaggaTTTTATAATTAATGTGTTGGATTAATGAATCTTATGTTTGTATTTTGTTGGTAATTGTGTTGAAAAGTGATTAAAGTCTTCATGTCAACGTTCCTAACGTGACTTGGATTAAAATCATATATAATGTTgggtttatataatttttggtgggTGTTTTCACTCAGTTaagatatttttaaatttttaatgatttaatttcttttatatgTTTTATCGTTGCACTCAATATTTGCTGTATTTACTAAAATTGATAATGTAAATAATTTTAGTCCGAACTTTTACTTAAATAGTTATAATAGTTTGTAAAATATACTTCAGTATATATTGAAATTGATAATTGTAATCAATtatgtatattttttattttttaaattgataATTATATTTAGTTCCAATGGTTCAGCAGTGCTAGCAACAAAACAGGCGTTGTATTTTGTTGTCTTGCTGCAGTACATCCCTATTTTTCTTAGAGTTCTACCTTTGACATCAGAAATGAAAAGAACGCAGGTGTCTTTGCTGAAACTGCATGGGCTGGACCTGCATACTATTTGCTATTATATATGCTTTGCAGTCATGTAAGCTTTGTGTCTTTGCTGAAACTGCATGGGCTGGAGCTGCATGCTATTTGCTATTATATATGCTTTGCAGTCATATAAGCTTTGTGTCTTTATTTCACTAGTTAAACTTGTCAATTATTCTCCTCCCTGTTGCTTTTGATGCTGTCTGAACCCTGTCCTTCGGCAAAGAAGCTTACTTGTAGAATCATGTTTTGATATCTGTTTTTGTTGGATGGATGATTCAGATAGTAGGGGCATTCTGGTACCTGGTAGCTGTAGAGCGAAATGATAGTGCTGGCACAACGCTTGTAAGGATATTGGTAGTGATTGCAACTACTGTGGGAATCAGCAGATGAAAGGCTACGACATATGGAAGGGCATGCGAGATTCTGTTCTTAATGAAAAGTGCCCAGTTAATGAAAATTATAATAATCCTCCATTTGATTTTGCAGTCTTCACACAAACTTTATCATCTGGTATTGTTTCATCAACTAAACTCTTTCCCAAATACTTGTACTGTTTGTGGTGGGGCTCTACAGAATTTGAGGTGAGAAAACATGTTCCTCCAAACTGTTGATTGAGAGATATAAATTAAGAAAAGCAGATAGCAGTGGATTCTGCTATGCGATATTTTGGAGGATATAATGTTTATACTAACACAAATAATTGCATTCGTATGAAACATCAATAATTAGCAGGTGGCGAGTCAATTCAGGCGTTTTCACAGTAGACAGGTGCAACATACATTCTGTTTTCATTCACAGCAGTGGAGGACCTGGGCAGTTCGCTTTATCCAAGCTGCTTGGCGGCGTTATTCCAAGAGAAAGATTATGGAACTGTGTAGGAAGAAAGAAGAGGAAGCAGAAGGGTCAGATGGATACCGTAGTAACAGTGGTGGAGGTTCATACAGCCTTGGTGGCTGTTTCTTCGCTTCTAAGTTTGCAGCAAATGCGCTTTGTGGTATTCATCGAAACCAGAATGCTAAGAGTGCGAAGGAGCTGGTGAAGCTACAGAAGCCTCCCGAGTCTGGCTTCTCTGCTGAAGTTGCAGATAGATACTGACTTCTCTGCTGAAGATGCAGATTGATACGTTACCGCTAATTTTGAGAGTTAAAATACTGTTTTGTACTCTGCTTGGAAGATTAAAAACAACGTATAATACAAACACACTCCAGTTTGGAATTGCAATTGGAAAGCTTGATGGAAGAAATGGCAAGACTGTAAAAGCTTGCTTGCTGCATTACGACAATGAATTCCCATATTTATTGCCCATTTCCTAAGCCAGTTATAGTATAGAATATTCAGGCCCATAATTTAGTTCCAATTGTCCCTACATGTTGCAGTGTGATGGTGACCTGTACCAGAAGGAATTTTTTCTAATGAACAAACCGATCCCAATGTTTGGTGGCGATTGGATTGTTATTAAATTTCAGGAGTCGGTTCAGGGGCTGTCTTGAGGCTTGGTTTTCCTTGGTCTTCCTTTCAAGCTATCAACAGTTGGATGAAGGTCCAGAAACAAATATTAATGGTCAGTCAACACCCTAGTTCACGAAAACGGTTGACAGTTGACATGACATAATGCTTCTTCACGGAGACCCAAAAGTAACAATGATTTGGACTGTTCTAAGGGACTGGAAAATTCTTTAATGGAACAGGTAAGATATGTGTtgggatcgacccgattaagtaacaagtaaaaaaatagaataaattaagaaattgaatagataaatttaacgtgaaaaaatcgtttcaaagaggataaaaaattacgagtaaagataattttactataatcaCAAAAAAAACaaatagtataaaaatttaaaaacaaagaacctagttgaaacaaataaacaaagtttaactagaaaattatttctcaaatttaactGAAATAGAATCGTACTTAACAATACGAAACACTTGGCCACCGGCATACTTTTCAACCCCAATAAACACGAAGATACGCGGAACACAAAAGTACGTTGGCTATAAATGTAATACTTAGTCTATCTTTATAATCACCGTCTGAGCCACTAGTTTCCTTTAAAGTTGAGAGTAACCAATACTTGCCCTTACAGATTTAAGCTATGCTATTTTTTATCAACAAACTAGCCTTTTCATCATTCAGGGTCTTCTTCTTCAGCCTGCTTTTGGTTTCTTCTTTCCATGTCTTTGATTCTGTTTCGGGAACTTTTAGAGAAGCATCAACAAGACAGAAGGAACCGAATGCTCTTCTAAAATGGAAGGCTAGTCTTGATAATCAAAGTCAATCCTCCCTCTCTTCTTGGGATGGAAATGGCCACTGTAACTGGACTGGGATCATTTGTGACAAGTCTAGAAGGGTCAACCAGTTAAACCTTTCAAATTTCGGTTTAAAAGGTGAATTCTATGGTTTTAGCTTCTTCTTCCCCAAACTTAATGTTATTGATCTCAGCTCCAATTATCTCAGCTGAACCATCCCATCAGGTGTTGGTAATCTATCTAGATTAACATACCTGGACTTGTCTTCCAATAATCTTCCTGGGTATATTCCCTTTGAAATAGGAAAGCTAAGGTCTATTTCAGAGCTTCATCTGAAAGAAACATCCTAACAGGTTCGATCCCTCCTTCCATAGGAAACCTGACAGACCTGTCTTTTCTCCACTTACAAAAAAACATGCTCAATGGTTCTATACCTCAACAAATTGGAATGTTGAAGTCCCTGTATAAACTTGCACTCTCTGACAATAATCTGGTCGGTTCTCTCCCTCCCTCTATTGGAAACTTAAGCAACTTATCTGTTCTTCGCCTTCATAGCAATAAAATTTCGGGGTCCATACCAAAAGAAATTGGAATGCTGGGTCCCCTTGAAGTGATTAATTTGTCCAATAATAGTCTTACTGGTGAAATTCCTGCTTCTATAGGAAACCTGACCAAAGTATATTGTCTTTACCTTTTTGCTAACAACTTTCATGGTTCGATTCCTCAACAGATCGGAGAAATGAGATCTCTCATTGACCTTGAATTGTCACACGCAAATCTCTCGGGTTTAATCCCTGCTTCTATAGGAAACTTGAAAAAATTGTCATATCTTTACCTTCAGCTTAATACACTATCAGGATTTATTCCTTCTAGTATTGGAAACTTGACAAATCTCATTGAACTATTCCTGCATTGCAATAAGTTACAGGGCTCGATTCCTTGGGAATTAGGTAAACTCCTATCCCTTGATGAGCTACGACTGTTCGGCAACAGTCTCAGTGGTTTCATTCCAGCAGAGATGAACAATCTTACAAGTTTGAAAGCTTTTGAAGTCTCTGAAAACTTCTTGATTGGCCATTTACCACAACAGGTGTGCCTTGGCGGAGTACTGGAAAGTTTTACTGCCCATGACAATTATTTCTATTGGAACCCACcattctttgaaaagtcaaatggggtgggcaccgaaagtagaaagtaatattggttggcaagttgggttaaaagttggcatgggataattgcaattttggtccctaattgtatagggacattgcaagttgatccttgaacctcaactataaataggcctaaccatttcttactttcttcatcccataattgccattctctacttaaggcattattctctctctatttgtaaatttcacttgtaattttggagtgaaatatatttggtagtgcttgaggacgtaggcaaaatttctttaacctcgttaaaattcgtgttctttattatttgttttgcatattttgtgaatgtgattgtagtgatttattgtgctattaaattacgatagaggatattctgctaggaaagacttggtatttaagtgatcttcgtgatctacctctctttcttgggaattgaacttggtgtgatttttcaagacaataattttactctttcacacgcttcgcAAGAACAATTGGTACCAGAGCAGATTCGTACTTGGGGAATACGACCGCTTTACGATTACTATTCACGATATAGCACTATTCACGATACGGCACTATTTACTAATACGGATCGTTCACGATATCGATgagttgggattgaggagaaaatGGCAGACAAGATCGCCATCAAGAAGGACTCCgtgacaaatgcaaaatttgaagtagagaaatttgacggtaccaataattttggtatgtggcaatgtgagatcctggatgtcttatgtcgcaaagagctagatatagcccttgaagaaaaacccgacaagatggatgacaaggagtgggccaagatcaatagacagtgtgtggtacaatccgcctatgtttggccaaagagcgAAGTACTCATCATGAAGGAGACATCAAAGAAGTTATGGGATacactggaagaaaagtttctaacgaaaagtcttaaaaataggctttatatgaaaaagaaactctatcgattcacgtatgcaccctgtatgtcgatgaatgaccatgtgaactcattcaataaaattttagcagacttgctaaatttggatgagaaatttgaagatgaaaacaaggcattattgttgttgaattcccttcctgatgaatatgatcatcttaccaccacattgcttca is part of the Gossypium arboreum isolate Shixiya-1 chromosome 5, ASM2569848v2, whole genome shotgun sequence genome and harbors:
- the LOC108471505 gene encoding LOW QUALITY PROTEIN: probable leucine-rich repeat receptor-like protein kinase At1g35710 (The sequence of the model RefSeq protein was modified relative to this genomic sequence to represent the inferred CDS: inserted 3 bases in 2 codons); the protein is MYENIVEATEEFDSKYCIGVGGYGTVYKAELSDGQIVAVKNFTHFQKVGXGDQKAFNNEIRALTELSHRNILKLYGFCSHPQHLIFVYEFLEGGSLEKILRIDEQTMEFDWIKRVNVVKGMANAVAYMHHDCFPPMVHRDISSKNILLDSDYEAHVADFGAARLLRPDSSNWTSFKGTFGYTAPELAYTMQVNEKCDVFSFGVVTLETLMGRHPGDMVSFLSSAVSSLIPSCSSSATFNHLLLKDMLDQRLPSPREQIAAEVVSVVKLASLCLHATPQSRPSMQQVSQELSGSLPPSIGNLSNLSVLRLHSNKISGSIPKEIGMLGPLEVINLSNNSLTGEIPASIGNLTKVYCLYLFANNFHGSIPQQIGEMRSLIDLELSHANLSGLIPASIGNLKKLSYLYLQLNTLSGFIPSSIGNLTNLIELFLHCNKLQGSIPWELGKLLSLDELRLFGNSLSGFIPAEMNNLTSLKAFEVSENFLIGHLPQQVCLGGVLESENLLNXNLSVNRLSGGIPSEVGSLSFLQILDLNRIFSMGKIPKVVGNLKSLEKLNFSHNKLFGFIPSTFDDMLNLTSVDVSDNQLEGPLPDNKAFREASFEAFRNNKGLRGNITGLEVCSSQLTTEEFDSKYCIGVGGYGSVYKTQLSDGQIVAVKKLHPLPEGGVGDQKAFNSEIRALTEIRHRNILKLHGFCSHPQHLILVYEFLEGGSLEKILRINEQAMEFDWIKRVNVVKGMANAVAYMHHDCSPPIVHRDISSKNILLDSDNEAHVADFGNARLLKPDSSNWTSFRGTFGYIALELAYTMQVIEKCDVFSFGVVTLETLMGRHPGDMVSFLSSSVSSLTPSFSSSVPFNQLLLKALLDQRLPSPREKIASEVVFAVKLASLCLHATPQSRPSMQQVSQELSTRNPPSVKQFHTITISQLFDSSCYTS
- the LOC128293150 gene encoding probable cyclic nucleotide-gated ion channel 5; its protein translation is MKGYDIWKGMRDSVLNEKCPVNENYNNPPFDFAVFTQTLSSGIVSSTKLFPKYLYCLWWGSTEFEVASQFRRFHSRQVQHTFCFHSQQWRTWAVRFIQAAWRRYSKRKIMELCRKKEEEAEGSDGYRSNSGGGSYSLGGCFFASKFAANALCGIHRNQNAKSAKELVKLQKPPESGFSAEVADRY